The following coding sequences lie in one candidate division KSB1 bacterium genomic window:
- a CDS encoding GNAT family N-acetyltransferase has protein sequence MRKADWPEVADLIYVSTNYWYEAHNLGAAFKGGPSSTRLHCEMYEALDPGCCILAEHPETGRIMGSCFYHPRETHVSLGIMNVHPNYFGSGIAKSLLKFIIDYAERENKPVRLISSAMNLDSFSLYTRAGFIPRAVFQDMILEVPKGGLNMQLPESQYVRDATLADVAAIATLEMEISQIRRERDYRYFIENQAGIWHTSVFENENGAIEGFLASIHHPGVNMLGPGFSKNQEQAAALILAELNVNKGRSPVFLIPVDCKSLVQQVYSWGARNCEIHFCQVYGEFHPFNGVVLPTFMPETG, from the coding sequence ATGAGGAAAGCGGATTGGCCCGAAGTGGCCGATCTCATTTATGTCTCCACCAACTATTGGTATGAAGCACATAACCTGGGCGCTGCTTTTAAAGGTGGGCCTTCTTCAACAAGATTGCACTGTGAAATGTATGAAGCCCTCGATCCTGGCTGCTGTATTCTGGCCGAACATCCGGAAACCGGTCGGATTATGGGTTCTTGTTTCTATCATCCACGGGAAACGCATGTCTCTTTGGGTATCATGAATGTTCACCCAAATTATTTTGGCTCGGGGATCGCTAAAAGCCTGTTGAAATTCATCATCGATTATGCTGAAAGAGAAAATAAACCGGTTAGACTCATCTCCAGCGCTATGAACCTCGATTCTTTTTCACTCTACACACGGGCAGGATTTATCCCCAGAGCCGTTTTCCAGGATATGATCCTCGAAGTTCCCAAGGGTGGACTGAATATGCAATTGCCTGAATCTCAATATGTTCGGGATGCAACTTTGGCTGATGTTGCAGCAATCGCTACATTAGAAATGGAGATCAGTCAGATACGTCGAGAAAGGGATTATCGTTATTTCATTGAGAATCAAGCCGGTATCTGGCATACCTCGGTTTTTGAAAATGAGAATGGAGCAATCGAAGGATTCCTTGCTTCAATTCATCACCCGGGTGTTAACATGTTGGGTCCTGGTTTTTCAAAAAATCAAGAACAAGCAGCTGCTTTGATTCTCGCGGAATTGAATGTTAACAAAGGCCGTTCCCCTGTATTTCTCATTCCGGTTGATTGCAAAAGTCTGGTTCAGCAAGTCTATTCCTGGGGAGCAAGGAATTGTGAGATCCATTTCTG
- a CDS encoding radical SAM protein codes for MCNLKCPHCYMDAGKKAAEELTTEECFDLIDEMKSLGTEMLILTGGEPLLRRDIYEIALRASEKGMWVVMGTNGVLLTDKVARKMIECGVKGVGISIDSLDPEKHNTFRGGPKSWEYSVRALDICRDNGLQVLVQTTVMEMNYDEIPRIIEFAREKGAWSSNLYFLVQTGRGQKMNDLSPERTENMLANLVELQDNFKPMLVRSKCAPQFKQIAYERGKGGLESGGCMAGTEYCRITPEGEVTPCPYMNVVAGNVREKSFTETWHSSPVFSKLRDLKQLKGRCGRCEFNELCGGCRCRAYATFGDTMQEDPACTYQPTGVKLELPEIQWTSEAQERLQRIPIAFIRKKVKKGLEIFAQRNHIHSVTTAVFNEAIAGMDRQDSFSKMPSFIKGNQETNPEKLV; via the coding sequence ATGTGCAATTTAAAGTGCCCTCACTGTTACATGGATGCCGGAAAAAAAGCAGCAGAGGAGTTAACTACAGAGGAATGTTTTGATTTGATTGATGAAATGAAATCTCTCGGTACTGAAATGCTGATCCTTACCGGCGGTGAGCCGCTTTTACGCCGGGATATTTACGAAATTGCTTTGCGGGCATCCGAAAAAGGTATGTGGGTCGTGATGGGCACCAATGGTGTTTTGCTCACAGATAAAGTTGCCCGGAAAATGATCGAATGCGGTGTAAAGGGAGTCGGCATCAGCATCGATTCGCTCGATCCTGAAAAACATAACACATTCCGCGGCGGACCAAAATCCTGGGAGTATTCTGTTCGCGCTTTGGATATTTGCCGGGACAATGGCTTGCAAGTTCTGGTTCAGACCACCGTTATGGAAATGAACTATGATGAAATTCCCAGGATCATAGAATTTGCCCGGGAAAAGGGCGCCTGGTCCAGCAATTTATATTTCCTGGTTCAAACGGGACGCGGTCAAAAAATGAATGACTTATCTCCTGAAAGAACTGAAAACATGCTGGCAAATCTAGTGGAGCTGCAGGACAATTTTAAACCCATGCTGGTTCGTTCCAAATGTGCACCGCAATTTAAGCAAATAGCCTATGAGAGAGGCAAAGGTGGATTGGAGAGCGGTGGCTGTATGGCGGGAACAGAATATTGCAGGATAACCCCCGAGGGAGAAGTGACCCCCTGTCCTTACATGAATGTGGTAGCCGGAAATGTCAGAGAAAAAAGTTTTACTGAAACCTGGCATTCATCCCCTGTTTTTTCCAAACTTAGAGATTTAAAACAACTGAAGGGACGCTGTGGCCGGTGCGAATTCAATGAACTTTGTGGGGGCTGCCGTTGCAGGGCTTATGCCACTTTTGGCGATACCATGCAGGAAGATCCCGCATGCACCTATCAGCCTACCGGCGTAAAATTGGAATTGCCGGAAATTCAGTGGACTTCAGAGGCACAGGAGCGACTGCAAAGAATCCCTATTGCTTTTATCAGAAAAAAAGTAAAAAAAGGCCTTGAAATATTTGCGCAACGGAATCATATTCATTCCGTTACAACAGCAGTATTTAATGAAGCCATCGCCGGAATGGATCGGCAGGATTCATTCTCAAAAATGCCGTCTTTTATTAAAGGAAATCAAGAAACCAACCCTGAGAAATTGGTATAA